A region from the bacterium genome encodes:
- a CDS encoding DEAD/DEAH box helicase family protein, producing MTEEDIKLRYITPAITAKWSFNHITMETKITDGRINLKGNLVNREDPKKADYILYINPNNPIAIVEAKDNKHTVSYGLQQAITYAQMLDVPFAYSSNGDAFYEHDFLTGKEREIPLSQFPSPYELIDRYYAAKQLTDREKDIISQPYYTNPNIYAPRYYQRNAVNRTVDAIAKGEDRLLLVMATGTGKTYTAFQIVYRLLKSGMKKKVLYLADRNILVDQSIQQDFAPLKKVIHKINFAKDNPTTITSYEVYFSLYHQLTDRKEDETEKAEYEIDKAEDETVRRLTTLFRKDFFDLIIVDECHRGSAKKDSNWRKILDYFSSATQIGMTATPKETKYISNIDYFGGPIYTYSLREGIEDGFLAPFRVINIRTNIGEGWRPYKGQLDKNGQEIEDRIYSNSDFDYNIILEDRTEEVAKEITTYLKSVGRMDKTIVFCATEDHAERMRVALINLNSDMVKKNSDYIVRITGSDDYGKRKLNHFISVAPKYPVIATTSKLLSTGVDCKMIKLIVLDQMIGSMTEFKQIIGRGTRIREQDGKTHFTVMDFRNVTRLFADPDWDGPIEQDDYYSKDNPPGISEDDTDIIYGDEVAPKEKPIVDENGCPVEIIGKTVSIYDTNGKLLRQENIVDYTKSNILGRYASLDNFIHQWSSEKKKESIKNLLLERGINLESMKADQNLSDVDDFDFICYVAFGKKPLTRQERANNVKKRDFLSKYSGVAREVLEALLDKYMNTGIYEIEKTEVLKLYPFQKFGNPARITDFFGGKSGYLQAVKELEGELYKAVNI from the coding sequence ATGACCGAAGAAGATATTAAACTTCGATATATCACTCCAGCAATTACAGCAAAATGGAGTTTCAACCATATTACTATGGAAACTAAAATTACCGACGGTAGAATAAACCTTAAAGGTAACTTAGTAAATCGCGAAGACCCCAAAAAAGCCGATTATATTCTATACATAAACCCAAACAACCCTATTGCTATCGTTGAAGCAAAAGACAACAAACATACCGTATCTTACGGGCTACAACAAGCCATAACTTACGCTCAGATGCTTGATGTTCCTTTTGCTTACAGTTCCAACGGTGACGCTTTTTATGAACACGATTTTTTAACAGGAAAAGAACGAGAAATTCCTTTATCCCAATTTCCCTCTCCCTATGAACTAATAGATAGATACTATGCTGCAAAACAACTGACGGACAGAGAAAAAGATATTATCTCTCAGCCATACTACACAAACCCAAACATTTACGCTCCTCGTTACTACCAACGCAACGCAGTCAACCGCACCGTAGATGCCATCGCAAAAGGAGAAGATCGTCTTTTACTGGTTATGGCAACAGGAACAGGTAAAACCTACACAGCATTTCAAATAGTTTATCGGTTACTTAAAAGTGGTATGAAGAAAAAAGTGTTATACCTTGCTGACAGAAACATTCTTGTTGACCAATCTATTCAGCAGGATTTTGCGCCACTTAAAAAGGTGATTCATAAAATTAATTTTGCTAAAGATAACCCAACTACTATAACATCTTACGAGGTCTATTTTTCCCTATATCACCAACTAACCGACCGCAAAGAAGATGAAACTGAGAAAGCTGAATATGAAATTGATAAAGCCGAAGACGAAACTGTAAGACGTTTAACTACCCTATTTCGTAAAGATTTTTTTGACCTTATAATAGTTGATGAGTGCCATAGAGGTTCAGCAAAGAAAGATAGCAACTGGCGTAAAATACTTGACTACTTCTCTTCAGCTACTCAAATCGGTATGACTGCTACCCCTAAGGAAACAAAATATATTTCTAATATAGATTATTTTGGTGGACCAATTTATACATACAGTTTACGGGAAGGTATTGAGGACGGTTTTCTTGCTCCGTTTAGGGTAATCAATATCCGTACCAACATAGGCGAAGGTTGGCGTCCGTATAAAGGACAACTTGATAAAAACGGGCAGGAGATTGAAGATCGCATCTATTCCAACAGCGATTTTGACTACAACATCATACTTGAAGACCGCACAGAAGAGGTAGCAAAAGAGATTACAACGTACCTTAAAAGCGTAGGACGGATGGATAAGACCATTGTTTTCTGTGCTACCGAAGACCACGCTGAACGTATGAGGGTAGCACTGATAAACCTCAATTCCGATATGGTTAAAAAGAACTCCGATTACATTGTTCGTATAACAGGAAGCGACGACTACGGTAAAAGAAAACTGAACCATTTTATTTCGGTTGCACCAAAATACCCTGTAATCGCTACCACCTCAAAACTACTTTCTACTGGAGTTGACTGCAAAATGATTAAGTTGATTGTACTTGACCAGATGATAGGTTCTATGACCGAATTTAAACAGATTATCGGTCGTGGCACCCGTATCCGTGAACAAGACGGAAAAACACACTTTACAGTTATGGATTTCCGTAACGTAACACGCCTGTTTGCAGACCCTGACTGGGACGGACCCATAGAGCAGGACGATTATTATAGTAAAGATAATCCTCCCGGTATTTCTGAAGACGATACTGATATTATTTACGGTGATGAGGTAGCACCCAAAGAAAAACCAATTGTTGATGAAAACGGTTGCCCGGTTGAAATTATAGGCAAGACCGTTTCTATTTATGATACAAACGGCAAACTCTTACGGCAGGAAAACATTGTTGACTACACAAAATCCAACATACTTGGCAGATACGCTTCTTTGGACAATTTTATCCATCAATGGTCTTCTGAGAAGAAGAAAGAAAGCATTAAAAATCTTCTATTGGAACGTGGTATCAACCTTGAAAGTATGAAAGCAGACCAGAACTTATCTGATGTAGATGATTTTGATTTTATCTGCTACGTAGCTTTTGGTAAGAAACCATTGACACGCCAAGAACGTGCAAACAATGTCAAGAAACGTGATTTTTTAAGCAAATATAGCGGTGTTGCTCGTGAGGTTTTAGAAGCGCTACTGGACAAATATATGAATACCGGTATCTATGAGATTGAAAAGACAGAGGTATTAAAACTCTACCCGTTCCAAAAGTTTGGTAACCCCGCAAGGATTACGGACTTCTTTGGAGGTAAAAGCGGGTACCTTCAAGCGGTCAAAGAATTAGAAGGAGAACTATATAAGGCGGTTAATATATGA
- a CDS encoding HEPN domain-containing protein encodes MNFDIEKTIQYWVEGADYDFSVAQSLYEKEKYPYALFFGHLALEKILKAVYVKNRKKHAPFTHSLPQLAEKTGLKFPKNILTKLSEFMEFYFQSRYPDEQKLFHKKCTKKYTLEQLKEIERVFKWLKK; translated from the coding sequence ATGAATTTTGACATAGAAAAAACCATACAGTATTGGGTAGAAGGTGCCGACTATGATTTTTCTGTTGCTCAAAGTTTATATGAAAAAGAGAAGTATCCTTACGCTTTGTTTTTTGGACATCTTGCTCTCGAAAAAATCTTAAAAGCAGTTTATGTGAAAAACAGAAAAAAACACGCCCCTTTTACTCATTCCCTACCTCAGTTGGCAGAAAAAACTGGATTAAAATTTCCGAAGAATATTTTAACAAAATTGAGTGAATTTATGGAATTTTATTTTCAATCCAGATACCCTGATGAACAGAAACTTTTTCACAAAAAGTGTACAAAAAAATATACGTTGGAACAATTAAAAGAAATTGAAAGGGTTTTTAAATGGTTAAAAAAGTAA
- a CDS encoding efflux RND transporter permease subunit, with protein sequence MNISQFSVRRPLLTTMVALIVIIIGSVALKRLPIDLMPDITYPTISITATYENASPEEIEELVTRPIEEAMSAVPGVEEVSSNSSEGRSRVRVLFSWGTDLDTASNDVRDRLDRIISRLPEDMDRPTLRKFDPSSMPIVMLGASSNLDPIELRRIIDEQIKYRIERVPGVAALDIYGGRTREIRVSLNSGKIKALNLPLNKIISSISESNVVLPAGAVERGYQDVIVRTPGEYVTVEEIANTVVAKLEDVPIRLKDIASVKDTSQKVTRAVRVNGRPGINLSVTKQSGKNTVEVAKNVLAEVEKINEDMPQIRLVPIVDSSSYIKRSISSVGTSALYGGLFAVLVLLFFLRNFRSTAIVAVAIPISIVAAFGLIYFSGFTLNIMTLGGLALGVGMLVDNAIVVLENIYRLREDGLSQEESAVAGSQEVASAVVASTLTTVVVFLPLVFMRGMAGVMFKQLAMVVSFALLCSLAVALTLIPMFSSKFLQLEDEKSFTGENLLHKLYRAIGKVLTEMEELYKKMLKHALTHCWVVLITVFIVLVVSVGVGLMIGRELVPQSDEGEVRITGEMEVGTKLAVVDEQFKKIETVVDKEIPEMENKITTVGGSGWTSGSHTGQLRISLKGRGQRKRSSEKIASDIRQQLSHIPGMIVRTRAGTGMFTRMLMRGAGTADRVQVEIRGYDLTTADNLASQVKKMVEGVDGVTDAQVSRETGIPEQLILVNRLKAADLGFNVSQVADMLRISLGGSTAGYFREGGSEHRIFVQLEDADKMSMEDILNLSLVNNYGQSVSLRNLVDMKPHSGPVTIERKSQERIVTVSANTSDRDMSLIIKDVQNGLQSIPVPGDFSMALTGEYEEQQEAFRELVGVFILALLLVYMVMVSLYESLRDPFVVMFSIPPAAIGVVWLLFLTGTTFNIQSFIGCIMLGGIVVNNAIVLVDHIILLRRRDNFLLKDAIEEAGRRRLRPILMTSFTTILALIPMALGFGEGGEFQAPLARAVIGGLLSATFITLFVVPVVYYLFERRIARRAGDTTA encoded by the coding sequence ATGAACATATCTCAATTTTCTGTTAGGCGCCCTTTACTAACAACTATGGTTGCTCTTATTGTAATTATTATAGGAAGCGTCGCTTTGAAAAGGCTTCCTATAGACCTTATGCCTGATATTACTTACCCTACTATAAGTATAACGGCTACTTATGAGAATGCCAGCCCTGAAGAGATAGAAGAACTTGTTACACGCCCTATAGAAGAAGCAATGAGTGCTGTGCCTGGAGTTGAAGAAGTCTCTTCAAATTCTTCGGAAGGGCGCAGTAGAGTTAGGGTGCTATTCTCATGGGGGACAGATTTAGATACTGCTTCAAATGATGTTAGAGACCGTCTTGATAGAATTATTTCTCGGTTACCAGAAGATATGGATAGGCCAACTTTGAGAAAGTTTGACCCTTCCAGTATGCCTATAGTAATGTTAGGCGCATCCAGTAACCTTGACCCGATAGAGTTACGAAGAATTATAGACGAACAGATAAAGTACAGAATAGAACGTGTGCCGGGAGTAGCCGCACTGGATATATACGGTGGTCGTACTCGTGAGATAAGAGTAAGTCTTAATTCTGGAAAAATTAAAGCGTTAAACCTTCCTTTAAACAAAATTATTTCCTCTATTTCAGAAAGTAACGTTGTTCTTCCTGCTGGTGCGGTTGAACGTGGTTACCAAGATGTTATAGTTAGAACTCCTGGCGAATATGTTACCGTTGAAGAGATTGCTAATACTGTGGTTGCAAAACTTGAGGATGTTCCTATTAGATTAAAGGATATTGCCTCTGTAAAAGATACCTCACAAAAAGTTACTCGAGCTGTCCGTGTCAATGGTCGCCCTGGAATAAACCTCTCTGTTACAAAACAGTCTGGTAAAAATACGGTTGAGGTTGCAAAGAATGTTCTTGCAGAAGTAGAAAAGATTAACGAAGATATGCCTCAGATACGGCTTGTGCCTATTGTAGATTCATCAAGTTATATTAAAAGGTCTATCTCTTCAGTTGGGACATCTGCCTTATACGGTGGTCTATTTGCTGTTCTTGTACTACTCTTTTTTCTACGTAACTTTAGAAGTACAGCAATTGTTGCTGTCGCTATTCCCATCTCTATTGTAGCGGCTTTTGGTCTTATATATTTTTCAGGATTTACTCTCAATATAATGACATTAGGCGGACTTGCATTGGGGGTAGGTATGCTTGTAGATAACGCTATTGTGGTTTTAGAAAATATTTATCGTCTACGTGAAGATGGGCTTAGTCAAGAAGAATCTGCTGTGGCAGGTAGCCAAGAGGTTGCTTCTGCTGTTGTTGCAAGCACTCTTACAACAGTAGTAGTGTTCCTTCCTCTGGTCTTTATGAGAGGAATGGCAGGGGTTATGTTTAAACAACTTGCTATGGTAGTAAGTTTTGCTTTACTCTGTTCCCTTGCTGTTGCTTTGACATTGATTCCAATGTTTTCCTCAAAATTTCTACAACTTGAAGACGAGAAATCCTTTACTGGCGAAAATCTTTTACATAAATTATACAGGGCTATAGGTAAGGTGCTTACCGAGATGGAAGAACTGTATAAAAAAATGCTTAAACATGCTCTTACTCATTGTTGGGTTGTTCTTATAACTGTTTTTATTGTACTTGTTGTAAGTGTTGGGGTTGGGCTTATGATAGGTAGAGAACTTGTTCCTCAAAGCGATGAAGGAGAAGTTAGGATAACAGGAGAGATGGAAGTAGGTACCAAACTGGCTGTAGTTGATGAACAATTTAAGAAAATTGAAACAGTTGTTGACAAAGAAATTCCAGAAATGGAAAACAAAATAACAACTGTAGGCGGTTCTGGTTGGACGTCAGGGTCCCATACGGGGCAGTTAAGAATCTCTTTAAAGGGTAGGGGACAAAGAAAACGTTCCAGTGAAAAGATTGCTTCAGATATACGGCAACAACTATCTCATATTCCTGGTATGATTGTTAGAACTCGTGCTGGGACCGGTATGTTCACAAGGATGCTAATGAGAGGAGCAGGCACCGCAGATAGAGTTCAAGTAGAGATTCGCGGGTATGACCTTACCACAGCTGATAACCTTGCTTCCCAAGTAAAAAAAATGGTAGAAGGTGTTGATGGAGTTACCGACGCACAAGTTAGCAGAGAAACAGGTATACCCGAACAACTTATACTGGTTAATAGACTTAAAGCGGCAGATTTGGGTTTTAATGTGTCACAAGTTGCAGATATGCTTCGGATATCTTTAGGTGGTAGCACTGCTGGTTATTTTAGGGAGGGTGGTAGCGAGCACCGTATATTTGTTCAACTGGAAGATGCCGATAAAATGAGTATGGAAGATATACTTAACCTTTCTCTTGTCAACAATTATGGGCAATCTGTATCTTTAAGAAACCTTGTTGATATGAAACCCCATTCAGGTCCTGTAACAATAGAAAGAAAAAGCCAAGAACGTATTGTTACAGTATCTGCCAATACAAGTGACAGAGATATGAGTCTTATTATTAAAGATGTGCAGAACGGACTACAGTCTATACCTGTTCCAGGCGATTTTTCTATGGCACTTACAGGTGAATATGAAGAACAGCAGGAGGCTTTTAGAGAACTTGTAGGTGTATTTATACTTGCCTTACTTTTAGTATATATGGTTATGGTTTCTCTATATGAATCTTTGAGAGATCCGTTTGTGGTTATGTTTTCTATACCTCCTGCAGCTATAGGGGTTGTGTGGTTACTATTTCTAACAGGGACAACCTTTAACATACAATCCTTTATAGGATGTATTATGTTAGGCGGGATTGTTGTCAACAACGCTATAGTTTTAGTTGACCATATAATTCTTTTACGTCGTAGAGACAACTTTCTACTCAAAGACGCTATAGAAGAAGCAGGACGCAGACGTTTAAGACCAATTCTTATGACCTCGTTCACAACCATTCTTGCATTAATACCTATGGCACTTGGTTTTGGAGAAGGTGGCGAGTTTCAGGCGCCTCTTGCAAGAGCAGTTATAGGAGGACTTTTAAGCGCTACTTTTATAACTCTGTTTGTTGTCCCCGTTGTATATTATCTTTTTGAAAGACGTATAGCAAGAAGAGCAGGGGACACAACCGCTTAA
- a CDS encoding TolC family protein: MKTKIFCRKVVPLYFKTIFLSLFLFVATLSFFIQAENIPTTDTSQNIENAPLEITVENAIIAALLNNRSLKVEQYVPHIKSTYEEEEMSKFDPVVSAGFNASRQKVRTKTKPAGNVSSGLTNLNVGVERSLPSGTQVSAGITLGRDWSDLYSDQYTADLGFTVTKALLQGAGLDFNMANVRQAKLDTLVSEYELRGFTEDLVASVETTYWNYALALSQIEIYNNSLQLAEQQLKETEERINVGELAEIELSAAQAEVALRKESLINAQSSLESVKLKLLRLINSTGDLSLAQEITLKNMPSVPFVKLDNVESHFELALKMRSDINQALLDIKKGDIEIVKTKNGLLPKLDFFVNLGKTGYANSFGNSIQDIPGRRYDVSAGVMFEWPVDNRQAESKYKRARLSRQQTEEALNNLSQLVEMDVRLAYIEVNRVAKQIEAIQATLKLQEEKVHAETEKFKVGRSTPLLVAQVQRDLLNAQISEVQAIVGYLNSLVELFRIEGSILERRGVQVTKF, encoded by the coding sequence ATGAAAACAAAAATTTTTTGTAGAAAAGTTGTTCCGTTATATTTTAAAACGATTTTCTTATCGTTGTTTCTTTTTGTTGCAACGCTTTCTTTTTTTATTCAAGCAGAAAATATACCTACAACTGATACCTCTCAAAATATTGAAAACGCTCCTCTTGAAATAACCGTAGAAAATGCTATTATAGCGGCATTATTAAATAATCGCTCTCTTAAGGTTGAACAATATGTTCCTCATATAAAGTCTACTTATGAAGAAGAAGAGATGTCTAAATTTGACCCTGTTGTTTCAGCTGGATTTAATGCCTCTCGCCAGAAAGTAAGAACAAAAACCAAACCAGCTGGCAATGTAAGTAGCGGGTTAACAAACCTTAATGTAGGTGTTGAACGATCACTGCCGAGCGGAACTCAAGTTTCTGCTGGGATTACTCTTGGCAGAGATTGGTCTGACCTTTACAGCGACCAGTACACTGCAGATTTAGGTTTTACAGTTACAAAGGCTCTTTTGCAAGGCGCAGGGCTTGATTTTAATATGGCAAATGTTAGGCAGGCGAAACTTGATACTTTAGTTTCTGAATATGAATTGAGAGGGTTTACAGAGGACCTTGTTGCAAGTGTAGAAACAACGTACTGGAATTATGCATTGGCTCTTAGTCAAATAGAAATATATAACAATTCTCTCCAACTTGCAGAACAACAACTAAAAGAGACAGAAGAAAGAATAAATGTTGGTGAACTTGCAGAAATAGAACTATCAGCAGCACAAGCGGAAGTTGCCCTACGTAAAGAATCTTTGATTAACGCTCAAAGTTCCCTTGAGTCGGTGAAACTTAAATTACTTAGATTGATTAACTCTACCGGAGATTTATCTTTGGCACAAGAAATTACTCTTAAAAATATGCCTTCTGTTCCTTTTGTAAAACTTGATAACGTAGAATCTCATTTTGAACTTGCTCTAAAAATGCGTTCCGATATAAACCAAGCTCTTTTAGATATAAAAAAAGGTGATATAGAAATAGTGAAAACAAAAAATGGACTACTTCCAAAACTCGATTTTTTTGTTAATCTTGGTAAAACCGGTTATGCAAACTCCTTTGGAAATTCCATACAGGATATTCCAGGTAGAAGGTATGATGTTTCAGCTGGAGTAATGTTTGAATGGCCTGTTGATAATAGGCAGGCAGAATCAAAATATAAAAGAGCAAGGTTATCTCGTCAACAGACAGAAGAAGCTCTCAATAATCTTTCTCAACTGGTAGAGATGGATGTAAGGTTAGCATATATAGAGGTGAACAGGGTTGCAAAACAGATTGAGGCCATACAAGCAACTCTAAAATTACAAGAAGAAAAAGTTCACGCAGAAACTGAAAAGTTTAAAGTTGGTAGGTCTACTCCTCTCCTTGTTGCACAAGTGCAGAGGGATCTTCTAAACGCTCAAATATCAGAAGTTCAAGCGATTGTTGGGTATCTTAACTCTCTGGTTGAGTTGTTCCGTATTGAAGGTTCAATACTTGAAAGAAGAGGTGTTCAGGTTACCAAATTTTAA
- a CDS encoding nucleotidyltransferase domain-containing protein, translating into MVKKVKPVIEKSIIEKINKFVERVKKEGIRIDKIILYGSYASTTPNKDSDIDVAIISKDFGKDTVEEGMFLFKVAGEIDSRIEPVPLSVKAYKENTWIPLIYEIRTKGIEIDL; encoded by the coding sequence ATGGTTAAAAAAGTAAAACCTGTAATAGAAAAATCAATTATTGAAAAAATTAATAAGTTTGTAGAAAGGGTAAAAAAAGAAGGTATAAGAATAGATAAAATTATTCTATATGGTTCTTATGCCTCTACTACTCCTAATAAAGATAGCGATATTGATGTGGCAATAATTTCAAAAGATTTTGGGAAAGATACCGTTGAAGAAGGTATGTTTTTATTTAAGGTGGCAGGAGAGATAGATTCCAGAATTGAACCAGTTCCTCTTTCTGTAAAAGCATACAAAGAGAATACTTGGATACCACTAATATATGAGATACGCACCAAAGGGATTGAGATTGATTTGTGA
- a CDS encoding efflux RND transporter periplasmic adaptor subunit: MKKNVITAVLLIFVALFGWQIYQSVSQKTKSSEQKRERPAIAVEVAPITKTTIREVRQFSGTLTPQSQFVLAPKISGRLEQLTVDIGDKVQKGQLIARLDSREYYQDVEQAKADLEVTKANVLECKSTIETTKRELERAKILREKKIASESELDKAESAYKVAEAKYKVAIAQVKQKEESLKNAQIKLSYTEVRAVWDGENNVRLVGERYVNEGDMLSANASIISLIDNDSLTGVIYITEESYSSIHIGQPVVITTDAHPGKEFSGKISRISPTLQETTRSARIEVTVANHNHLLKSGVFVKAEIELARHTGATVVPFASILTRDEKEGVFLVDLEEKKAKFVPVKTGIVNTEDVEILQPQIDGYVVTLGQHLLDDGSPIVLPEERFSTPKEENQPSGEPNHSGGNR; encoded by the coding sequence ATGAAAAAGAATGTCATAACAGCCGTTCTGCTTATTTTTGTTGCTCTATTTGGTTGGCAAATCTATCAAAGTGTTTCCCAAAAAACAAAATCATCAGAACAAAAGCGTGAAAGACCTGCAATAGCTGTTGAAGTAGCACCTATCACAAAAACAACAATCAGAGAGGTAAGACAGTTTAGCGGTACCCTTACACCTCAATCTCAATTTGTTCTTGCACCTAAAATCTCTGGACGACTTGAACAATTAACAGTTGATATTGGTGACAAAGTTCAGAAAGGACAACTGATTGCAAGGTTAGATAGTAGAGAATACTATCAAGACGTAGAACAAGCAAAAGCTGATTTAGAAGTAACAAAAGCAAATGTTTTAGAATGCAAGAGCACCATAGAAACCACAAAACGAGAACTTGAAAGAGCAAAAATTCTAAGAGAAAAAAAGATAGCATCAGAATCTGAACTTGATAAAGCAGAATCGGCTTACAAAGTTGCAGAAGCAAAATACAAGGTAGCCATTGCTCAGGTAAAACAGAAAGAAGAATCTCTAAAAAACGCACAAATAAAACTTTCTTATACAGAGGTAAGGGCTGTGTGGGATGGAGAGAACAATGTTAGGTTGGTTGGAGAACGTTATGTAAACGAAGGAGATATGCTTAGTGCCAATGCTTCAATTATATCTTTAATAGATAACGATTCTTTGACTGGTGTGATATATATTACGGAAGAAAGTTATTCCAGCATCCATATTGGGCAACCTGTTGTTATTACTACCGATGCCCACCCAGGTAAAGAGTTTTCAGGTAAAATTTCACGTATCTCTCCTACATTACAAGAAACTACTCGTTCTGCCCGTATTGAAGTAACTGTTGCTAACCATAATCATCTACTTAAATCTGGAGTTTTTGTAAAAGCAGAGATAGAACTTGCTCGGCATACTGGGGCAACTGTTGTACCTTTTGCTTCAATATTAACAAGAGATGAAAAAGAAGGTGTTTTTCTTGTTGATTTAGAAGAGAAAAAAGCAAAATTTGTGCCAGTTAAAACAGGTATTGTCAACACCGAAGATGTGGAAATCCTTCAGCCACAAATTGATGGGTATGTGGTTACCTTAGGGCAACATCTTCTGGACGACGGCTCCCCTATTGTTTTGCCTGAAGAAAGGTTTAGTACACCAAAAGAAGAGAACCAGCCTTCTGGTGAACCTAACCACTCTGGAGGGAATCGATGA
- a CDS encoding type I restriction-modification system subunit M translates to MKNLSNFVKRLRDIMRNDAGINGDAQRIEQITWMLFLKVYDSKEEEWEIMEDNYQSIIPEECRWNNWAVDDKSGNAKTGDTLLHFVNNTLFPTLKKLDVTPNTPIKKSIVKTTFEDANNYMKDGVLLRQVINIIDELDLSDYQESHAFSEIYESILRELQSAGSSGEFYTPRAVTEFMAKTIQPKIGEKMADFACGTGGFITSWLKELEPQIKTTTDRSKYSNSIYGIEKKQFPYMLCITNMLLHGLDVPTIYHNNSLLRDVLDYTEKDKFDVILMNPPYGGSERADVKNHFPSDLASSETADLFMSVIMYRLKKNGRAAVILPDGFLFGTDNAKINIKKKLLSEFNLHTIIRMPNSVFAPYTSITTNILFFDHTKPTSEIWFYRLDMPKGYKNFSKTKPMKLEHFNPVFKWWENRQEINIDGFDKAKKYKVEQLIEEFGYNLDLCGYPHIEEEILNPMDLIQKYEEKRASLNREIDLVLDEITTILGGEKKK, encoded by the coding sequence ATGAAAAACCTATCAAATTTTGTCAAAAGACTCCGAGACATTATGCGTAACGACGCTGGTATCAACGGTGATGCACAACGTATAGAACAGATTACCTGGATGCTATTTTTAAAGGTGTACGATTCTAAGGAAGAAGAATGGGAAATAATGGAAGACAACTACCAATCTATTATTCCAGAAGAGTGCCGTTGGAACAACTGGGCAGTAGACGATAAAAGCGGAAACGCTAAAACAGGAGATACTCTGCTACACTTTGTCAATAACACACTCTTTCCTACACTAAAAAAATTAGATGTTACCCCCAACACCCCTATTAAGAAATCTATTGTCAAGACCACCTTCGAAGACGCCAACAACTATATGAAAGACGGAGTTTTACTTCGTCAGGTCATAAACATTATTGACGAACTTGATTTAAGCGACTACCAAGAGAGCCACGCATTTAGCGAGATATACGAATCTATCCTTCGCGAATTACAGAGTGCTGGTTCTTCTGGTGAGTTTTACACACCTCGCGCTGTAACAGAGTTTATGGCAAAAACTATTCAACCTAAAATCGGTGAGAAGATGGCTGATTTTGCTTGCGGTACAGGCGGCTTTATAACAAGTTGGCTTAAAGAACTTGAACCACAGATTAAAACCACAACCGACCGGTCAAAATACTCTAACTCTATTTACGGTATTGAGAAAAAACAGTTCCCGTATATGCTCTGTATCACCAATATGTTGCTACACGGTTTAGATGTGCCAACGATATACCATAACAACTCCCTATTGAGAGACGTGCTGGACTACACAGAAAAAGATAAATTTGACGTTATTCTTATGAACCCGCCTTACGGTGGAAGTGAAAGGGCAGACGTTAAAAACCATTTTCCATCCGACCTTGCCAGCAGCGAAACAGCCGATCTTTTTATGTCAGTAATAATGTACAGATTAAAGAAAAACGGTCGTGCCGCTGTTATCCTTCCAGACGGTTTCTTGTTTGGCACAGATAACGCTAAAATAAATATCAAGAAAAAACTTCTCTCAGAATTTAACTTACACACTATTATCCGTATGCCAAACAGCGTATTTGCTCCATATACATCTATCACCACCAACATCCTATTTTTTGACCATACAAAACCAACTTCAGAAATATGGTTCTACCGTCTGGATATGCCTAAAGGGTACAAGAATTTTTCTAAAACAAAACCTATGAAACTGGAACATTTTAACCCTGTTTTTAAGTGGTGGGAAAATCGGCAGGAGATAAATATTGACGGTTTTGATAAAGCAAAAAAATATAAAGTTGAACAACTTATAGAAGAATTTGGTTACAACCTTGACCTTTGCGGTTATCCCCATATAGAAGAAGAAATCCTTAACCCAATGGATTTGATTCAAAAATATGAGGAGAAACGGGCATCCCTAAATAGAGAGATAGACCTTGTACTTGATGAAATTACCACCATCCTTGGGGGCGAGAAGAAAAAATGA